Within the Malus sylvestris chromosome 4, drMalSylv7.2, whole genome shotgun sequence genome, the region AGGAGTGAGAATCTACTTTTACTCATTTACTTCCATATATATCCTTTctttttaacatttttattaaaacttaaaaactccCATTTTTGAATACAAACAGACTCAACTAATTccaatttaaaaacataaacacaAACTTACAACCCCAATGTCGATTACACCTTCATAGTCATTGTTTTCTGTAAACTTCCATGACTTAGATCCTTACTATTGTATGATCATGTAAGgagtttttatcataaataggATCTGTAACTAGTTGGAGATTATGGTAATCAAAATATGTGTAATCAAACTTTTATGGTAATTAAAATATGTGAGCTTGATCTTCCATCTGCATATGATTCTAACTTTATATGGATATACGAATCATATCAAATCACTTCGTCAATATCCAACAAAAACTAATTTCAGTGACAAAACTAATAGGACAAAGGATGTCATTCAAAATACAATTGTTTTATTTGAAACTCGTCAAaataaaattgtacaaaaagcTAGTCCAAAAAATACAATTGTTTGAGATGAAACTCATCAATATCCAACAAAATACAATTGTTTGAGATGAAACTCATCAAAATGAAATTGTACAAAGCTAGTAGGATGAATATTCTCCACTTCAAAGGATgtcattccaaaaaaaaatttctaaattcTATTACAACTTGATCTAAGATGTTTATGGATTTGAAAATTTCAGTTCATGAGTGGTTCCCAAAGGGATTGGTTGAATGTTTGATGTTgatggatttgaaaattttagttgAGGAGTGGTTCCCAAGGTATTGTTTGAATGCTTTCttgcaaattaataaaaagaaaaaaaattacttatgAAACTAGAGAACAAAAATATAgtacactatatatatatatatatatatatatagtacatTTAGTGAAGATACAAATAAATGAGTAATTGGACATCATGGGACTTATAGCTTGAAATCCAAGTTGGTGATTTTGAATCCCTTGAATTGGCAGATTTTGAATCCCTTGAACACAAGGAACAATTGGAAATCCATAAGGAAAATGTGTGACTTGACTTACGGGTGCCATATTGAGTTGGTTTTAACTTGGCATTCCAATATGTCCCTAGATACCAATTCCAATTGATCCATCAGAAATATATTAAAACAATGCTaatgaacaaaaatataaataaataaataaaacattcaTGACAAAAAATTGCTAAACGATAAACCTGAGTTTGTGCATATCTTGTTGATAGTCCGTTCATCTCATATGCATTTGAATTGGATTCTTTAAAAGCtattaaacaataaaaataataattacattGACAAATGCAAATTGTGAATCAAATAGTAAATAAAAACAAGCCAAATAAGTGCTAACATTTTCTCTTGTATGGACCTTTCTTTTTAGGTTGATTAGATTCCAAAGCACTCTTCATTCTACCTTTACCCCCACCTTTGGACTTCTGAACTTTTGGATCTTGGATTTTAAGATTTTTCTCTGCTTCAGTCACATGCttaacataatttacataatttGTTCCATCATCTTGTTCTCCAAAATTGGCatgcttttccatttttttctccaactttaacaactcagatttcaaaaaactacattttttgctattttttgtCCCTTTTGCTATGATTCTTTGTGCTATATTAGATAGCTCGCTATAATGAACCAAGGAAGATGAGTCTAAATTATTCATAGCCGGTTCACCATAAGAATCAAATCCAATACCACATTTAGCATCCTTGCTCCATCTTTTCAAATAATAATCGGATGGTATACTTGACAAGTCTAAATCATAGTATAACTTTAGAGCGTGTGCACAAAGAATCCCCTCAAACTTAAACTTTTTTCAACTGCACAAAACTATTTGATTTGCAAGGTCATACATAAGTGTTCTATTAATTCCTTGTTTTCCTGAGTTCATTACTGTGTATGTACATGTTAGCCCATCATCACTTTCTAATTTTAGTAGCCTCAAATTTAAAACTTTCTTAACCTCCTCttggaaacaataaaaaatcttACTTGTATACTGCTTTGTTGCTTCAATCTTCACATTCCAATCAGAATACAAACTACGCCATTTTTGTTTAGTTGCATCTTTTGCTTGccattccttttcttttcgaTCTATTACTGCTTTATCATATTGGATGATGAACTCTTGCAGAAGGAGGTTTCGAGCAAAATACTTTTTCAAAAACTTGTTCATGCTTTCAATTCTTTGTGTTGTTGTCATacctaagaaaaaaaatggaaatggaTCACAGTATAGTGGAAAAAGAAACTTGTGAATAAtatgtaaaaataatataataggaATTGGTCAAGAGTAATATCTGCACAAAAGTGGTCTCGACCATAAACTTGTGCCCATTTCTCATGTAATAGATATATCCCTTCTAGCCAATCATTTTTTCTCAATTCATAATCATCACGTAACTTATTCCAACTTGATTCAAATTCTTCAACAGTCTCTGTATCATATATGCATCTTTTGAACTCTTAAACTCACTAAAAACATGATTCAAGTTCCTCGCAGCATTCTGATATATGTGCCACAAATAAAGTCCGTGGTGGCAATTAGGAAATACTTCACTAATCGCAACATCGATTGATTAGGCTTGATCTGGAAATATGGTTCCTGGTGCTTTTCCATCCATGGCTTGTAAAAAGGCCTTGAACAGCCATTCACATGCATCTGATGTCTCTCTATCTAGCAAACCACATCTGAAAAGTATGGTTTGACCATGATTATTGATATCAACTACTGGGCCACACACCATATTATATCTATTCGTTTTGAATGTCGTATCAAAACACACAACATCACCAAATATAGTATAATTGCACCTCAAATTTCCATCACAGAAAAAACAACCACTTATTTCATTCTCCTCGGTTGTTCGAAGAGAATAGAAAAATGACTTGTCttcagttttctttttcttaaaatatTCAAGCAAACATTTTGAGTTGCCCTTTTTAAGAATCCCGATGCGCTTTCTCATTATCAAATTGTTACAATCTGACTgaataaaatttagtttttgaGACCCTCCTACTTCTGTGGTAAAGTATGAGAAGATTTGAGATGACTGTAGTCTTGCGGAATGCATTTGATCTATCAATTTTGCTTGAGAAGACTATATTAATCGTTGTGACCTCAATAAATGAGAACTTGATGCCGGAACAAGAACATGACTATGTTCAGCAACAAAATTTGTCACAACAAACTTCCTTTCTAAATTAAGTTTGATTTCAAGTATTGCCTTGCAGCCACATCttgtttcttctcttttcttctttggagtttttttttatttgttatttttatttttataaaaaccttcacaagaacaacaaaattgttttttctttagcACACTTTACCTATCATTATTCTCTCTGTTCTTTCTCACGCTAAATCCAACCCTTTTACCATATGCATTGTAGTAATTACATGCATCATCCTCATTATCAAAAGTCACCCCCAGAGAAATATCACCAACTTTGCTTGTaaattctcctttttcttcattttgatcCCAGACTTCAAAGGTTTTGGAATCTGAATCTAAGTGTATACAATCAACTGATTCTTTGGCATCACTGGAAGATGGAGTATGAAACTCATCATCTTGATGTTCCATCTATATAAGTATCAAATTACCTAATATTGAATTAAATTAACACCCTATAATAATCCTAAAAAGCATATATATTGACACCATATAATGATCATAAAAAGCATATATTTTGACACCCTATAATAATCCTAAGAAAAGCATATATATTGACATCCTATAATCCATGATGgaacataatttaaaatatttatgatGCAGATGAAGATGTAGACTCTGGGCAGTACTATCCTGTCAGGTTACCCTACCACCGCCTCATCCTTAACACGAAATGGGTGTTTGATGCCCATCCTTACCTATAATAATCCTAAAAAGCAAATAAATGGGAATTGCATACCTTTTTGTAGTTAGAGAAAAATAGCAGATGGAAAACCCAAAAGATGCATGCGCAGGGTTGAGTCTGCTTGTATTCAAAAAGGGAAGTTTTTAAgttataataaaaattttaaaaagaaaagatataTATGGAAGTAAATGAGTAAAAGTAGATTCTCTCTCCTATTaattaaagcaaaaaaaataaggCTTAACTAGAGTTAGTGTGGATTACACATGGCAAATATTGAAAGGGGTGGTGAGCATACCTTATAGTTAATgtgggtgagcaaaaatgcaccatTTCAATGATGCAAAATCTAGTTGAATTTGTTTTACTGGTCAAGAACAATATTGGTGTAAAAAAGGACAGATGGGAACACACCACATCATGTTGCTGATGTGGCAAGGTTCGATTTACCAATAGGGCACCTATGCCGGTTGCTAATTGCTTAGGGAGAAAGCGATGTCAAGGTTGACAAAAACACGCAGAAGCCACGCGGAAGCCTCCACCTCTAGTCTCCACCAGAACTATCTTTGCTCCATTTCCTTATCTGCCCTTCCATAACGCATTTAATTGCTAAAATGACattcattttgatttttggtGTGACCTCGAAATTCAActcattgtttgtttgttttttttttttaacaaacgatattatctacattaagatgTGGGAGAATAgactaagtctcacaatgagttagcaataatttggttcaaattcgtctttggtgagaatcgaatttaagacctctcatttacaagtgaagatgaatatcattaAACTGTAGTATTAAATGACAACTCATTGTTTGTTACCTACTCGGCATCTAGAGCATATCTAACCAGTGTTTTAAAAACTAGTTTTAAGATTGTTTAGGTGGTTTTTGGGGTGGAATCATgaagaaaacatttttgttcaacaaaattgaATTATAGACTAGCCTAAATGCTGGGCTATCATTTCACCGTTTAGGTGAATTGGGAgccggaattttttttttaaatagagaAAAATGTCCAAACCCAAGACAATGACCTTTCGGACAAAtcttttataaaaagaaaaactaatgaaaaaagtttgaaaactttgagttttaacgataatgacaaaataaagggtaaaatgaataattttaggatttattttttagtgtaaaattttgtttttcgttaaaataaatagtactgggaacttttcgttaaaattccctttatAAAATTCATGCTAATTTTATGTTTCTAAATTAGTTACTATTAATTTATTAGGACTTTATGATGTCaattagaaaaatattaataatagtCAAATATTTGATTGCTTGCGTACATGCTTGATTATTTTAaaaagtattatatatatatacttatatgtgaaaggttttaggttcgattatcgtAAAAAATGAATTGAAGGTTTAAGCTCAAGCTAGAAGAAAATCTAGTTCCAAGTTGCGAAAAAGCTTTTTTAACACACCCAATCAGCCTATACTAATTGATAACCAATAAAAATGAGCCACATAATAccttttagggtaaattacaattTAACCTTTCAAGTTTGGGAtcaatttcaattccttacaatatctttaaaacatttcaatttcatacatttacttatcattttattttaatttcatacatccgttagaaaatctgttaagtAAACCGTTAAGTAATGACGTGGCAAATATGAGATCCACATTTATGCTCACGTGGTTGCCAAATATGTACcatgtggcaaaaataataattttttaagcatttaaaatataataataatttaacctattattaaaataaaataaaaataaaaataaaaaataaaaaacctaaatATCTTCCCCGATCCCTTCCTTGCAACCCAACCCCTCCCACCCCACCTCAAGCGATCCCTAGATCTGGACCTCGACAACCTCAAGTCAACGGCCCAATTGCGCCGAACAATCCCAAAAACCTCCGAATCGATGATGGTCTTCTTGCCGAACTCAAGTCCCTTTGCCAGTCACACCAGCCCCTGCTATTGAAGTCTGCAGCGATGGAGGAAAGCTGTATTCTTCCTCCAGAAGGCCTTTTTCTTCAATGACGGCTGGCTCCTTCCACATTTTTGACCTTTCCGGTGGTGGCGGGACCCGTCATTGGGGTTAATCTTTTGGGATCCGGGTTTAAGTGACCCGGAGAACCGTGTGGAGGAGGACTTGCATGAGTGGCGGCCGACGGAGGAATGGGAGTAGGAGGGGAGCCAGAGGGGCTAATGATGGGGGTAGACTGAAACGACGTGGCAGTCTTTTCTCCATTGTGGGAGTCGCGCGAGGCGCTTTGGACGTAATAGATGGGGCAGCGGCTTGGGGATCTAGTGGGGGACGACGGCGCGAGGTTGGTCACCTCGGAGTCGGTCTTGGTGTGCATTGTGGCGGGGGTTGGATTGTTTGGTGGTGGATTGGGGGGATTTAATGGATGGCTATTTGGAGCCATATTATGTAAGTTGAGCTTTAGCTGCAATGAAGGGGGAAAATGGGTTGCAACTTGCAGGGAAGGGAAAtatgtttagggttttttttttattttaataaatagggtaaattattataatatttttaatgaataaatttttttttttcacgtagTACAAATTTAATAACCACGTAAGTTATTAACGGATCaattgatgaaaaatgtaacggaggtattatattgaaataaaataagaaataagaTATAAAAGtgaaatattataaaaatattataaaaaattgaaattaattacAAACCTGAAAGGGTAAAATGTAACTACTCCAATTACCGACTTACAGGAGTCGCCATTTTTTCGGATCCGATGCACACCGCAAGGGCAAAGATGTAAATTAACGCTtcagaaattaattaattagagtTGATGAAAAAACTGGAAGTTTCTAGGAAAACCCGTCATCTGAGGGAGCCCCTACAAATTCCAGATCCCCGTCTCGCATCTGCTTTCAGTTTTCACTTTTTGCCTGCAAATTCTCTCTCTTGCTCCCTCTTCCTTTCTTGCCTACCAAGCAACCATGGACGCCTTCACGTCTTTCTTCGATTCCCAAACGTCATCGAGAAACCGCTGGGCCTCCGAGTCTCTCAAGAATTTCCGTCAGATCTCTCCCGTCGTTCAGAATCATCTCAAATTGGTACGGATTCCTCTTTCTCCAAAGTGGATTTCATCCTCGTTTGATTCTATTCTGTTTTGTTGCCGAGAAAATCAtttagaaagagagaaaatttcATTGTATTTTTCTCTGTATTCTTGGTTATATTCACTGTTTGTGTATTAGACCGAGCAATTTAGGCGTGGTGCGAGAAGTGTTAGGGTTTTGGTCCCCCTTCGTTTAATTTCTCTTGATGGTTACAATTATGTGCTGAGAAAATTGTGCTGGAGGTATTGATTTTGATATCTAGGGTTCCGTTTAGGTTTAATTCGTTTATATACACAATTGGGAATGGATTTTCACTTGTTTTGTTACCTAGAATCTTGGTGTTAGGAAAAGAGAAATAGGGACAACAATAGAGAGATTCATAGATCATGTGGATGTTGCGATTAGGGAGTATTTTCATAGCTTTTCTTTGTAAATATTGTAGTTATTTGTATTTGCGGTGGGGAATGAAAAAATCACAAAGGGCGGGGCTTTCCCGTGTTCTTCTTTCTCTGTCAAGTTGCTTTTCTGGGATGTTTTGATTTCGCCGACTACTCGAATGATAGTGGAATAAGTATGAATGCCCCCATTTTAGTGGCTTGACTTTCTTTGATTAGATGGTTTTGGCTGGGGAATTTGGTTTGATGGATTTTGCGGTTTTGTGCAAACCATAACGACTTTGATTTACTGATTGGTATCTTAAATTTTGCAGGTTTACCTCACTCTATGCTGCGCCCTCATTGCATCAGCTGCTGGAGCCTACCTCCATATCCTGTGGAACATCGGAGGCATTATCACCGCTCTTTCTTGCATGGGCTGCATGGTGTGGTTACTCTGCACACCAACCTATCAAGAGGTAGGATTTATTGGTTTAACTTTCTTTATCTTCCTGCAGTCATATGTATTTGTGTTATCGCAATTGTTTATTGGTTTTCATGTGTTGTGTTTATTCCGTTGAGCAGAAGAAGAGGGTTTCTCTCCTGATGGCTGCTGGTCTCTTTGAGGGGGCTAC harbors:
- the LOC126619733 gene encoding extensin-like, giving the protein MATPLKLNLHNMAPNSHPLNPPNPPPNNPTPATMHTKTDSEVTNLAPSSPTRSPSRCPIYYVQSASRDSHNGEKTATSFQSTPIISPSGSPPTPIPPSAATHASPPPHGSPGHLNPDPKRLTPMTGPATTGKVKNVEGASRH